One window of Ciconia boyciana chromosome 10, ASM3463844v1, whole genome shotgun sequence genomic DNA carries:
- the CEP70 gene encoding centrosomal protein of 70 kDa isoform X2, translated as MTEQEKAEWENLNKLLMRRGLKPVSLAAPQSCRNVSDMIVLDSQSSLGIRLALKTLVEDADRQQKMMQGLMEANRCLRDEVRQEQSRASRQEQRANDLENVVKNIKSKICQLEDETIAKVCQQQNQVKELQKDQQVSQAKYQQQQEKLQEQEEIIARLQKELCKVGMEEQRCIATQNKTFCRFCKRAPKSLLDQQFLCLIDYYESQISQMKKELRQYKKDEDQVQREVKSKEEFLNLDATPNYRALLTSFQKQLIETKARNEQLLLENINLRKDLEIRPTAQELKLYKHQVKKLEKTLKKTIQSSGSSTGERTEEKKEPESIAGVDQLQAVCQQYLQVLSHIDSILRSPRAPPLIYRRSKGPVQNYIKENGQECGFEHLPLTIEMWADQLMALKDLHRSLRKLSLELVPWHTADPQDNRESIRVEDLQFTVDAILEEIENKEKNSQTPSLPTLFAIVSHFQKLFDVNSLNGVYPRMNEVYTRLGEMTNAMRNLHELLELDSSAPPTVVVDTVGKLRDIINENVTEQVQQLLGTQDIHSIINKLEEHECFFPPFQALIQDLLCLLEISNLDDILPTVRNLKLVAS; from the exons ATGACAGAG CAAGAGAAGGCAGAATGGGAAAACTTAAACAAGCTATTAATGCGTCGTGGGTTGAAACCAGTGAGTCTTGCTGCCCCccaaagctgcagaaatgtaTCAG ATATGATTGTCTTAGACAGTCAGTCTTCTCTAGGAATAAGACTTGCATTAAAAACGCTGGTGGAAGACGCTGATCGACAGCAGAAAATGATGCAGGGGCTTATGGAGGCTAATCGTTGTCTTAG agatGAGGTACGACAGGAACAAAGTAGGGCATCTCGACAGGAACAGCGGGCTAATGATTTGGAAAATGTGGTGAAAAACATTAAGTCCAAAATTTGTCAGCTGGAAGATGAGACAATAGCTAAAGTTTGCCAGCAACAGAATCAAGTCAAAGAACTTCAAAAAGATCAACAGGTTTCACAG GCAAAATatcaacagcagcaggaaaagctgcaaGAACAGGAAGAGATTATTGCCCGTTTGCAGAAGGAGCTGTGCAAAGTTGGGATGGAGGAGCAACGGTGCATTGCCACTCAAAACAAAACGTTTTGTCGGTTTTGCAAAAGAGCTCCTAAGTCTCTTCTGGATCAGCA gtTCCTTTGTCTAATTGATTATTATGAATCTCAAATTAGTCAAATGAAAAAGGAGCTAAG GCAATATAAAAAAGATGAAGACCAGGTacagagagaagtaaaaagcaaggaagaattCTTAAATCTAGATGCTACTCCTAATTATAGAGCACTGCTCACG TCTTTCCAGAAGCAACTCATTGAAACAAAAGCCAGGAATGAACAGCTTTTGCTTGAAAATATAAATCTCAGGAAAGATTTGGAAATAAG aCCAACTGCACAAGAATTAAAACTTTACAAGCACCAAGTGAAGAAACTAgagaaaactttaaagaaaactatCCA ATCTTCGGGGAGTAGTACTGGAGAAcgaacagaagaaaagaaagaacccGAGAGTATCGCAGGAGTAGATCAGCTGCAGGCAGTTTGCCAGCAATACTTACAG GTTTTGTCCCATATTGATTCCATTTTGCGAAGTCCAAGAGCTCCTCCATTAATATACAGGCGCAGTAAAGGGCCAGTGCAAAACTATATTAAAGAGAATGGACAGGAATGTGGATTTGAGCACCTTCCGCTTACTATAGAAATGTGGGCAGATCAGCTAATGGCCCTAAAG GATTTGCATAGGTCCTTGAGAAAGCTGTCTCTGGAGTTGGTGCCCTGGCACACTGCAGATCCACAGGATAACAGAGAATCCATACGAGTTGAAGACCTCCAGTTCACAGTAGATgcaattttggaagaaatagaaaataaggaaaag AACAGCCAGACGCCGTCCCTACCAACCCTGTTTGCAATAGTCTCTCACTTCCAGAAGTTGTTTGACGTGAATTCTCTGAACGGCGTTTATCCACGAATGAATGAGGTTTACACAAGGCTTGGGGAAATGACCAATGCTATGAGAAATCTCCATGAGCTCCTGGAACTAG aCAGTTCAGCTCCACCCACTGTGGTAGTGGATACTGTTGGGAAACTGCGTGATATAATTAACGAGAACGTGACTGAGCAGGTACAGCAGCTTCTAGGGACCCAAGACATCCACAG TATAATCAATAAGCTAGAAGAACACGAGTGCTTCTTTCCACCATTTCAAGCTCTCATTCAAGATTTGCTCTGTCTTCTAG aGATCAGTAACCTGGATGATATTTTACCTACTGTGCGAAATTTGAAATTGGTAGCTAGTTAA
- the CEP70 gene encoding centrosomal protein of 70 kDa isoform X4 — protein sequence MTEQEKAEWENLNKLLMRRGLKPVSLAAPQSCRNVSDMIVLDSQSSLGIRLALKTLVEDADRQQKMMQGLMEANRCLRDEVRQEQSRASRQEQRANDLENVVKNIKSKICQLEDETIAKVCQQQNQVKELQKDQQVSQAKYQQQQEKLQEQEEIIARLQKELCKVGMEEQRCIATQNKTFCRFCKRAPKSLLDQQPTAQELKLYKHQVKKLEKTLKKTIQSSGSSTGERTEEKKEPESIAGVDQLQAVCQQYLQVLSHIDSILRSPRAPPLIYRRSKGPVQNYIKENGQECGFEHLPLTIEMWADQLMALKDLHRSLRKLSLELVPWHTADPQDNRESIRVEDLQFTVDAILEEIENKEKNSQTPSLPTLFAIVSHFQKLFDVNSLNGVYPRMNEVYTRLGEMTNAMRNLHELLELDSSAPPTVVVDTVGKLRDIINENVTEQVQQLLGTQDIHSIINKLEEHECFFPPFQALIQDLLCLLGSDQNTFSLNMGLHIFNHITPQIS from the exons ATGACAGAG CAAGAGAAGGCAGAATGGGAAAACTTAAACAAGCTATTAATGCGTCGTGGGTTGAAACCAGTGAGTCTTGCTGCCCCccaaagctgcagaaatgtaTCAG ATATGATTGTCTTAGACAGTCAGTCTTCTCTAGGAATAAGACTTGCATTAAAAACGCTGGTGGAAGACGCTGATCGACAGCAGAAAATGATGCAGGGGCTTATGGAGGCTAATCGTTGTCTTAG agatGAGGTACGACAGGAACAAAGTAGGGCATCTCGACAGGAACAGCGGGCTAATGATTTGGAAAATGTGGTGAAAAACATTAAGTCCAAAATTTGTCAGCTGGAAGATGAGACAATAGCTAAAGTTTGCCAGCAACAGAATCAAGTCAAAGAACTTCAAAAAGATCAACAGGTTTCACAG GCAAAATatcaacagcagcaggaaaagctgcaaGAACAGGAAGAGATTATTGCCCGTTTGCAGAAGGAGCTGTGCAAAGTTGGGATGGAGGAGCAACGGTGCATTGCCACTCAAAACAAAACGTTTTGTCGGTTTTGCAAAAGAGCTCCTAAGTCTCTTCTGGATCAGCA aCCAACTGCACAAGAATTAAAACTTTACAAGCACCAAGTGAAGAAACTAgagaaaactttaaagaaaactatCCA ATCTTCGGGGAGTAGTACTGGAGAAcgaacagaagaaaagaaagaacccGAGAGTATCGCAGGAGTAGATCAGCTGCAGGCAGTTTGCCAGCAATACTTACAG GTTTTGTCCCATATTGATTCCATTTTGCGAAGTCCAAGAGCTCCTCCATTAATATACAGGCGCAGTAAAGGGCCAGTGCAAAACTATATTAAAGAGAATGGACAGGAATGTGGATTTGAGCACCTTCCGCTTACTATAGAAATGTGGGCAGATCAGCTAATGGCCCTAAAG GATTTGCATAGGTCCTTGAGAAAGCTGTCTCTGGAGTTGGTGCCCTGGCACACTGCAGATCCACAGGATAACAGAGAATCCATACGAGTTGAAGACCTCCAGTTCACAGTAGATgcaattttggaagaaatagaaaataaggaaaag AACAGCCAGACGCCGTCCCTACCAACCCTGTTTGCAATAGTCTCTCACTTCCAGAAGTTGTTTGACGTGAATTCTCTGAACGGCGTTTATCCACGAATGAATGAGGTTTACACAAGGCTTGGGGAAATGACCAATGCTATGAGAAATCTCCATGAGCTCCTGGAACTAG aCAGTTCAGCTCCACCCACTGTGGTAGTGGATACTGTTGGGAAACTGCGTGATATAATTAACGAGAACGTGACTGAGCAGGTACAGCAGCTTCTAGGGACCCAAGACATCCACAG TATAATCAATAAGCTAGAAGAACACGAGTGCTTCTTTCCACCATTTCAAGCTCTCATTCAAGATTTGCTCTGTCTTCTAG GAAGTGACCAAAATACTTTTTCGTTGAACATGGGGTTGCATATATTCAATCATATTACTCCTCAGATAAGCTAA
- the CEP70 gene encoding centrosomal protein of 70 kDa isoform X1, producing MTEQEKAEWENLNKLLMRRGLKPVSLAAPQSCRNVSDMIVLDSQSSLGIRLALKTLVEDADRQQKMMQGLMEANRCLRDEVRQEQSRASRQEQRANDLENVVKNIKSKICQLEDETIAKVCQQQNQVKELQKDQQVSQAKYQQQQEKLQEQEEIIARLQKELCKVGMEEQRCIATQNKTFCRFCKRAPKSLLDQQFLCLIDYYESQISQMKKELRQYKKDEDQVQREVKSKEEFLNLDATPNYRALLTSFQKQLIETKARNEQLLLENINLRKDLEIRPTAQELKLYKHQVKKLEKTLKKTIQSSGSSTGERTEEKKEPESIAGVDQLQAVCQQYLQVLSHIDSILRSPRAPPLIYRRSKGPVQNYIKENGQECGFEHLPLTIEMWADQLMALKDLHRSLRKLSLELVPWHTADPQDNRESIRVEDLQFTVDAILEEIENKEKNSQTPSLPTLFAIVSHFQKLFDVNSLNGVYPRMNEVYTRLGEMTNAMRNLHELLELDSSAPPTVVVDTVGKLRDIINENVTEQVQQLLGTQDIHSIINKLEEHECFFPPFQALIQDLLCLLGSDQNTFSLNMGLHIFNHITPQIS from the exons ATGACAGAG CAAGAGAAGGCAGAATGGGAAAACTTAAACAAGCTATTAATGCGTCGTGGGTTGAAACCAGTGAGTCTTGCTGCCCCccaaagctgcagaaatgtaTCAG ATATGATTGTCTTAGACAGTCAGTCTTCTCTAGGAATAAGACTTGCATTAAAAACGCTGGTGGAAGACGCTGATCGACAGCAGAAAATGATGCAGGGGCTTATGGAGGCTAATCGTTGTCTTAG agatGAGGTACGACAGGAACAAAGTAGGGCATCTCGACAGGAACAGCGGGCTAATGATTTGGAAAATGTGGTGAAAAACATTAAGTCCAAAATTTGTCAGCTGGAAGATGAGACAATAGCTAAAGTTTGCCAGCAACAGAATCAAGTCAAAGAACTTCAAAAAGATCAACAGGTTTCACAG GCAAAATatcaacagcagcaggaaaagctgcaaGAACAGGAAGAGATTATTGCCCGTTTGCAGAAGGAGCTGTGCAAAGTTGGGATGGAGGAGCAACGGTGCATTGCCACTCAAAACAAAACGTTTTGTCGGTTTTGCAAAAGAGCTCCTAAGTCTCTTCTGGATCAGCA gtTCCTTTGTCTAATTGATTATTATGAATCTCAAATTAGTCAAATGAAAAAGGAGCTAAG GCAATATAAAAAAGATGAAGACCAGGTacagagagaagtaaaaagcaaggaagaattCTTAAATCTAGATGCTACTCCTAATTATAGAGCACTGCTCACG TCTTTCCAGAAGCAACTCATTGAAACAAAAGCCAGGAATGAACAGCTTTTGCTTGAAAATATAAATCTCAGGAAAGATTTGGAAATAAG aCCAACTGCACAAGAATTAAAACTTTACAAGCACCAAGTGAAGAAACTAgagaaaactttaaagaaaactatCCA ATCTTCGGGGAGTAGTACTGGAGAAcgaacagaagaaaagaaagaacccGAGAGTATCGCAGGAGTAGATCAGCTGCAGGCAGTTTGCCAGCAATACTTACAG GTTTTGTCCCATATTGATTCCATTTTGCGAAGTCCAAGAGCTCCTCCATTAATATACAGGCGCAGTAAAGGGCCAGTGCAAAACTATATTAAAGAGAATGGACAGGAATGTGGATTTGAGCACCTTCCGCTTACTATAGAAATGTGGGCAGATCAGCTAATGGCCCTAAAG GATTTGCATAGGTCCTTGAGAAAGCTGTCTCTGGAGTTGGTGCCCTGGCACACTGCAGATCCACAGGATAACAGAGAATCCATACGAGTTGAAGACCTCCAGTTCACAGTAGATgcaattttggaagaaatagaaaataaggaaaag AACAGCCAGACGCCGTCCCTACCAACCCTGTTTGCAATAGTCTCTCACTTCCAGAAGTTGTTTGACGTGAATTCTCTGAACGGCGTTTATCCACGAATGAATGAGGTTTACACAAGGCTTGGGGAAATGACCAATGCTATGAGAAATCTCCATGAGCTCCTGGAACTAG aCAGTTCAGCTCCACCCACTGTGGTAGTGGATACTGTTGGGAAACTGCGTGATATAATTAACGAGAACGTGACTGAGCAGGTACAGCAGCTTCTAGGGACCCAAGACATCCACAG TATAATCAATAAGCTAGAAGAACACGAGTGCTTCTTTCCACCATTTCAAGCTCTCATTCAAGATTTGCTCTGTCTTCTAG GAAGTGACCAAAATACTTTTTCGTTGAACATGGGGTTGCATATATTCAATCATATTACTCCTCAGATAAGCTAA
- the CEP70 gene encoding centrosomal protein of 70 kDa isoform X3, producing the protein MRRGLKPVSLAAPQSCRNVSDMIVLDSQSSLGIRLALKTLVEDADRQQKMMQGLMEANRCLRDEVRQEQSRASRQEQRANDLENVVKNIKSKICQLEDETIAKVCQQQNQVKELQKDQQVSQAKYQQQQEKLQEQEEIIARLQKELCKVGMEEQRCIATQNKTFCRFCKRAPKSLLDQQFLCLIDYYESQISQMKKELRQYKKDEDQVQREVKSKEEFLNLDATPNYRALLTSFQKQLIETKARNEQLLLENINLRKDLEIRPTAQELKLYKHQVKKLEKTLKKTIQSSGSSTGERTEEKKEPESIAGVDQLQAVCQQYLQVLSHIDSILRSPRAPPLIYRRSKGPVQNYIKENGQECGFEHLPLTIEMWADQLMALKDLHRSLRKLSLELVPWHTADPQDNRESIRVEDLQFTVDAILEEIENKEKNSQTPSLPTLFAIVSHFQKLFDVNSLNGVYPRMNEVYTRLGEMTNAMRNLHELLELDSSAPPTVVVDTVGKLRDIINENVTEQVQQLLGTQDIHSIINKLEEHECFFPPFQALIQDLLCLLGSDQNTFSLNMGLHIFNHITPQIS; encoded by the exons ATGCGTCGTGGGTTGAAACCAGTGAGTCTTGCTGCCCCccaaagctgcagaaatgtaTCAG ATATGATTGTCTTAGACAGTCAGTCTTCTCTAGGAATAAGACTTGCATTAAAAACGCTGGTGGAAGACGCTGATCGACAGCAGAAAATGATGCAGGGGCTTATGGAGGCTAATCGTTGTCTTAG agatGAGGTACGACAGGAACAAAGTAGGGCATCTCGACAGGAACAGCGGGCTAATGATTTGGAAAATGTGGTGAAAAACATTAAGTCCAAAATTTGTCAGCTGGAAGATGAGACAATAGCTAAAGTTTGCCAGCAACAGAATCAAGTCAAAGAACTTCAAAAAGATCAACAGGTTTCACAG GCAAAATatcaacagcagcaggaaaagctgcaaGAACAGGAAGAGATTATTGCCCGTTTGCAGAAGGAGCTGTGCAAAGTTGGGATGGAGGAGCAACGGTGCATTGCCACTCAAAACAAAACGTTTTGTCGGTTTTGCAAAAGAGCTCCTAAGTCTCTTCTGGATCAGCA gtTCCTTTGTCTAATTGATTATTATGAATCTCAAATTAGTCAAATGAAAAAGGAGCTAAG GCAATATAAAAAAGATGAAGACCAGGTacagagagaagtaaaaagcaaggaagaattCTTAAATCTAGATGCTACTCCTAATTATAGAGCACTGCTCACG TCTTTCCAGAAGCAACTCATTGAAACAAAAGCCAGGAATGAACAGCTTTTGCTTGAAAATATAAATCTCAGGAAAGATTTGGAAATAAG aCCAACTGCACAAGAATTAAAACTTTACAAGCACCAAGTGAAGAAACTAgagaaaactttaaagaaaactatCCA ATCTTCGGGGAGTAGTACTGGAGAAcgaacagaagaaaagaaagaacccGAGAGTATCGCAGGAGTAGATCAGCTGCAGGCAGTTTGCCAGCAATACTTACAG GTTTTGTCCCATATTGATTCCATTTTGCGAAGTCCAAGAGCTCCTCCATTAATATACAGGCGCAGTAAAGGGCCAGTGCAAAACTATATTAAAGAGAATGGACAGGAATGTGGATTTGAGCACCTTCCGCTTACTATAGAAATGTGGGCAGATCAGCTAATGGCCCTAAAG GATTTGCATAGGTCCTTGAGAAAGCTGTCTCTGGAGTTGGTGCCCTGGCACACTGCAGATCCACAGGATAACAGAGAATCCATACGAGTTGAAGACCTCCAGTTCACAGTAGATgcaattttggaagaaatagaaaataaggaaaag AACAGCCAGACGCCGTCCCTACCAACCCTGTTTGCAATAGTCTCTCACTTCCAGAAGTTGTTTGACGTGAATTCTCTGAACGGCGTTTATCCACGAATGAATGAGGTTTACACAAGGCTTGGGGAAATGACCAATGCTATGAGAAATCTCCATGAGCTCCTGGAACTAG aCAGTTCAGCTCCACCCACTGTGGTAGTGGATACTGTTGGGAAACTGCGTGATATAATTAACGAGAACGTGACTGAGCAGGTACAGCAGCTTCTAGGGACCCAAGACATCCACAG TATAATCAATAAGCTAGAAGAACACGAGTGCTTCTTTCCACCATTTCAAGCTCTCATTCAAGATTTGCTCTGTCTTCTAG GAAGTGACCAAAATACTTTTTCGTTGAACATGGGGTTGCATATATTCAATCATATTACTCCTCAGATAAGCTAA